GGCTAAACCTAGCGGAATAATCGGCAATGTCGAATAAGGTTATGTTCCGTCCGCCATTGTCGAAACGTGAGCAACCACTGTTACGGAGCAAATCCATACCTGGCAGCCTCCGGTTCGCGGAGGTTGCTGGCGGCACAACTGCCGAGTGCGCTGCTGTGTGCTGTTGTTGTCCTTGCTTTGTCCTCCACTTCCTCGTCCTCGCCATTTACAAGGTTCCGGCCGGGCTCTGCCGACGCGCTTTAAGGACGAGGCGCCGGCATAGTCTAAGGAAGGGAACTCTTCCGGCGAGGCGCGGGCGGTGCTCTGCCTGCAGTTACGACGAGGCGGATCTTCAGATTCTTACCGGCGGAAAAACGATGAACGCATCGGAACTGAAAGGTAAAAAATCGGACGAAACGGAAAGGAAAGTTATGGAACTGGAAACAGAGATGTGGGAGACTTTTTATGGTACTGGTTTCTGGAGAAGCCCCTCTCAGAGAGATCAAATTACAGATTCTATATGAAAATTACCATTTTCATAGCGATTGTTCATCCATATCTCTGCAAATTTTCCCGGAAGAGAGGAAAATTTCGCGATCATCTCTCTGAGTTCTGTGTGTGTTTGAATTTGATGTGTTTAATTTCTCCAGATCTTGTACTTCCTCGTTTCATCTTAATTCTCGTGTatctaaaaagaaagagagtaaATAAGCAAGcatgtttttatatatatggtGATATAAATTTGACTAAgatttggattctttttaGGTTTAACTTATAATTGATGCTTAAAAAACTGATTATTGTAGCCTCGACGTGCTACACTATCCCACGTTAGGCCTAACTCGATGGTAGCCTTGACGTGCTACACTATCCCACGTTAGGCCTAACTCGATGGTAGCCTCGACGTGCTACACTATCCCACGTTAGGCCTAACTCGATGGTAGCCTCGACGTGCTACACTATCCCACGTTAGGCCTAACTCGATGGTAGCCTCGACGCGCTACACTATCCCACGTTAGGCCTAACTCGATGGTAGCCTCGACGCGCTACACTATCCCACGTTAGGCCTAACTCGATGGTAGCCTCGACGCGCTACACTATCCCACGTTAGGCCTAACTCGATGGTAGCCTCGACGCGCTACACTATCCCACGTTAGGCCTAACTCGATGGTAGCCTCGACGCGCTACACTATCCCACGTTAGGCCTAACTCGATGGTAGCCTCGACGCGCTACACTATCCCACGTTAGGCCTAACTCGATGGTAGCCTCGACGCGCTACACTATCCCACGTTAGGCCTAACTCGATGGTAGCCTCGACGCGCTACACTATCCACGTTAGGCCAAACTCGATGGTAGCCTCGACGCGCTACACTATCCACGTTAGGCCAAACTCGATGGTAGCCTCGACGCGCTACACTATCCACCTTAGGCCTTACTCGATGGTAGCCTCGACGTGCTACACTATCTACCTTAGGCCTTACTCAACGATACCTGAACTATTATCACTTGTTAGGACGTTGCTAGCGTTAAGGGCGTAATCAATGATATATGAGGTGTAGACTTTGGTGATACTATCACACTACTATTGGGCCTGAGATAGACTTTCTATATATGAGGTGTAGACTTTGGTGATACTATCACACTACTATTGGGCCTGAGATAGACTTTCTTGGTTGTCTTTACTGTGGAAGTCTACTAGGTTTTTAGAGACATTTAAGGTAAGCCGTTTAATTCTCATTTTGGAACGTgactaaaaagacaaaataacaataaacaCGGTAAATGTTCACGCGAATTAAAGTCAAAATCATAAAcgaaaatattacaaaataggTTCTGTAAAATACATACTAAACGATCCATCGGGTTGACACCTCTATGTGACAACGTAGCTCCCATGCACTCTACCACCTCGACGAGTAGCATCACTCACCGGTAAAAAAATGTAGGAAttggtgagtataaaaatactccgTAAGGGCTCTCGTAGCATCCTTAACCTAGTAGGTTACCaccttctttattttcttctcatctCAATTATCTCACAAAGACTTGCCATGGTAAGGAAGAAAGGGGAAACAAACACACTTGGATAGCGCATAATTACGAGGAGTTGTGTGCTACATTTGGGAATGATGAATCGCTCCGAAAAGGAGTGGGAACGATGATTTACTCACAATGAGGTCTCTGGTTCAAGTCCAAGATGGTCTAGCTACACCAAGGAAGGTCGGAGCGGGAACGATGATTTACTCACAATGAGGTCTCTGGTTCAAGTCCAAGATGGTCTAGCTACACCAAGGAAGTATGAGGTCTCTAGTTCAAGTCCAAGATGGTCTAGCTACACCAAggaaggaaataaataaaataatagaataatcATCCGATTCCTTCATATAAACTGTATATAGCTTCCAAACCATTAAGATAGAAGAAGTGACAACTAGTTGCATCTTTTATAGTACATAAAGATATGATTCTAGGATTGTCTATAAATGTTGAATTGTACTCATTCACATGATTTTATGGACATGACATTACGTGACAATAATTGATatgacaataaataaataaatctatatatatatatatatatatattatacaatatatttacaaataaataaaaaaggaatattatattataatagatttttttttgttatatattaattaaagattcttaaaagaaatataaaataatgatattcaacaactaataattaattttaaaataatttgaaaaactataaacataatttattaatttaagtaaGATGTTAGTCGGTAAAGCACacttttaattaagatttataacttaaattaaatatacattgAAAAATGACATCTAAaactaattttcaaaagagaataaaaaataaaaaaataatttataaaattaaataaaagtaaaataaatatatttatatataatttatcataaataaaaaaaactaattataaaattggattaatttagtttaaataattcaattcataaaattttaatttatttgaacccAATTTCAAACTCCAcggatttaaatttttttga
This portion of the Cucurbita pepo subsp. pepo cultivar mu-cu-16 chromosome LG08, ASM280686v2, whole genome shotgun sequence genome encodes:
- the LOC111800159 gene encoding uncharacterized protein LOC111800159 yields the protein MSNKVMFRPPLSKREQPLLRSKSIPGSLRFAEVAGGTTAECAAVCCCCPCFVLHFLVLAIYKVPAGLCRRALRTRRRHSLRKGTLPARRGRCSACSYDEADLQILTGGKTMNASELKGKKSDETERKVMELETEMWETFYGTGFWRSPSQRDQITDSI